The Pyrenophora tritici-repentis strain M4 chromosome 2, whole genome shotgun sequence genome window below encodes:
- a CDS encoding translation initiation factor 2B subunit, eIF-2B alpha-beta-delta family, with the protein MVLQAIKYSRGQLEILDQLKLPHAEEYDHIYSSTDAWHAIKEMRTRGAPAIAIVAALALAVELSNMKLPSVAEEVKVFITEKLDYLVTSRPTAVNLADAAGKLQRITESAAASEGADGDSVREAYVSAAEKMLVDDVSDNESIGKHGAEWIMKNTEAGKKGPVSMMTHCNTGSLATAGYGTALGVIRSLHSAGSLKHAFCSETRPYNQGSRLTAFELVHDKIPATLITDSMAAALLRLRGESENIAGIVVGADRVAANGDTANKIGTYSLAILAKHHGVKFLVAAPRTTIDLKTKSGADIVIEERSGKEVTLVKGPRHDGVTLDLGVIETISIAANGIGVWNPAFDVTPAELIDGIITEVGVVEKDSNGVFHLDTVFKAEGSEVKPSTIGGL; encoded by the exons ATGGTGCTCCAGGCGATCAAGTACTCGCGAGGCCAGCTCGAAATCCTCGACCAACTAAAGTTGCCGCACGCTGAAGAATATGATCACATCTACTCTAGCACTGATGCATGGCATGCCATCAAGGAGATGCGGACGCGAGGAGCACCAGCCATCGCCATTGTTGCTGCACTCGCTCTGGCAGTCGAGTTGAGTAACATGAAGCTCCCCTCTGTAGCGGAAGAAGTCAAGGTCTTCATCACAGAAAAGCTAGACTATCTAGTGACCAGCCGACCGACGGCCGTCAATCTTGCCGATGCAGCAGGCAAACTTCAGAGAATCACAGAAAGTGCCGCCGCTTCGGAAGGTGCCGACGGCGACAGTGTGCGAGAAGCGTATGTGAGTGCTGCAGAGAAGATGCTAGTCGACGATGTGAGCGACAACGAGAGCATCGGAAAGCACGGCGCCGAGTGGATCATGAAGAACACCGAGGCAGGAAAGAAAGGGCCTGTGAGCATGATGACACATTGCAACACTGG GTCTCTGGCGACTGCAGGATATGGTACAGCGCTTGGTGTCATACGGTCACTGCACTCTGCCGGTTCACTGAAGCATGCCTTTTGCTCTGAAACACGTCCATACAACCAAGGCTCGCGACTAACAGCCTTTGAGTTGGTTCATGACAAGATACCAGCAACTCTCATAACCGATTCCATGGCTGCAGCTTTGCTTCGACTACGGGGCGAGAGCGAGAACATTGCCGGTATTGTCGTTGGTGCCGACCGCGTAGCAGCAAACGGTGACACAGCAAACAAGATTGGAACATACTCCTTGGCTATCCTTGCTAAGCATCACGGCGTCAAGTTCCTTGTAGCAGCACCCAGGACGACAATTGATCTAAAGACCAAGTCAGGTGCAGATATCGTTATCGAAGAGCGATCTGGAAAGGAGGTAACGCTCGTAAAAGGACCCAGGCACGACGGGGTCACGCTCGACCTGGGCGTCATCGAGACGATCAGTATTGCGGCGAACGGTATCGGAGTTTGGAACCCTGCTTTCGACGTCACGCCTGCGGAACTCATTGATGGCATCATCACCGAAGTGGGTGTAGTTGAAAAAGACAGCAATGGAGTATTCCATTTGGATACCGTCTTCAAGGCGGAAGGTTCGGAAGTAAAGCCGTCAACCATTGGTGGTCTATGA
- a CDS encoding OmpH domain containing protein yields MSNEQNGTSAASPSGNDLAQAFQELQRGEQTAAALENHLDSIEKKIEALLAQAQKAEEELQNMPAETDKSSGSDAKDSS; encoded by the exons ATGTCCAACGAGCAAAACGGAACAAGCGCTGCGTCGCCTTCGGGAAACGACCTCGCCCAG GCGTTCCAGGAACTGCAGCGAGGCGAACAGACGGCAGCTGCTCTGGAAAACCATCTGGATTCGATTGAAAAGAAGATTGAAGCCCTTCTTGCCCAGGCGCAGAAAGCCGAAGAGGAGCTGCAAAATATGCCGGCAGAGACGGACAAGTCTTCAGGAAGCGACGCGAAGGACTCGTCATGA
- a CDS encoding Trichoplein multi-domain protein — protein MFSGSNSYLGGGNSARPGQPQYGQQQQQQQFQQPGGFQGGLAPQPTGFGGGPMQPMQQQFTGFPGQPQGFGQQPQPQQPQFTGYPGQQGQQFQQQQAPQQMPFQTGAPPQQQQQQAPAQPQRPQPTGMTSAQMADSFRGNSASSVPPPVPAKTTKIPNIRLSFITAQDQAKFEQLFKTAVGTSHALSGDQARDLLMRSKLSGDDLSHIWTLSDTTKSGQLLFPEFALAMYLCNIKLTGKDLPNSLPERVKNEVSSMVDIISFGISEESSKRPTPSSNAPKFNEVPTIQQPQPQATNSQLLTTLVSQPTGFGQQPMGMQPQPTGFGQQPTGMQPQPTGFGQSPGGYNGPRPPMPPMPTGFGSNLAPNQTGMAPLNAQPTGMPGQWGLANTPATGLPNIEALAQRMMPQTGREGGTHTTAGLTGNATIPWAITKGEKKLYDDTFRAWDGMGKGYISGAQALEIFGQSGLPKPDLERVWTLADSADRGRLDLDQFAVAMHLIYRKLNGYPIPARLPPELVPPSTRNINDSIGAMKNLLRGDAEDRKNSGAFLQPQRTGVSYLKSHSFRAASPQAGGRKDATVFRNNDDNVGYKSSARHRLGGGGRSPSPAQPGSPASDRSDEMSLDQLRKSVKEKQILLDAMDSRDENAADEDDALDRRDRREAEDLYRRIRRIQEDIDAHPKGAMRSSDSDAERRALKRQLQNLTDRLPELASNVRRTEREIADAQLELFRLRDAKAHPGSASTIVGTGPGGAVTESDRLKARAKAMMQARSAALTGRPAPASDDTGAATERLEKENSRIRAERENNERMIRDVEDSVNEYTKGLESSLKEGGHDNTSEHERRRWEEALGVEDEVKDFIFDLQRSSRASRIRKEDHSRDNYRSSSVRSEDNRPSTANRYDSPAARVEPPVRAASAAPSGSAYKTPEERAAFIKQQAEQRMAERLAALGIKAPVKAGETAQQRADRERKEREEKLRQADEEDARREEERQRRLEDESPAPPAPIKSSGKKPAPPPPVSRKNKNDQAEAESKKAENDMAERALREQQEAQEAETRRMEEEERRQEGELAQEREAAQARLRALEQQVQQGKMKKAEEKKRREAASKDAKEKESRLAAQRAEIEAARERERQLQMQLEALDDDESSDDDGPQNITPQDNTPIASQELPRDTAPPPALPMPQTNHNTPPSSIASPPASSVTSPHPGLGDTETKNPFLKKMAMSNQENNTVSTPPPPPSNTSEVSTNPFHRLTQENANKASIPTFNEPSGPSARRLGRQDDDDWSVVDSDDSSSDDDEAPTQGGAKQLASMLFGTMAPPRPLSSMDNKSPRAESPAVASPPTGIPPPPPIPSGSAPPPPPGPPPPPGGSAPPPPPMLGMKAPGGLPNRGALLGEITAGKGLRKVETKDRSTASTAGRVLG, from the exons ATGTTCTCTGGGTCCAACTCGTACTTAGGGGGCGGCAACAGTGCCCGACCTGGGCAGCCCCAGTATGgacagcaacaacaacagcagcagtTCCAACAGCCCGGAGGCTTCCAGGGTGGATTGGCTCCTCAACCGACTGGTTTCGGAGGAGGTCCAATGCAGCCAATGCAGCAACAGTTCACTGGCTTCCCGGGCCAGCCGCAGGGCTTTGGACAGCAGCCGCAACCTCAGCAGCCGCAGTTCACAGGCTACCCAGGGCAGCAGGGCCAACAATTTCAACAGCAGCAGGCTCCACAGCAGATGCCCTTTCAGACGGGTGCGCCACcgcaacaacagcagcaacaggCTCCAGCTCAACCTCAACGGCCGCAGCCAACGGGCATGACTTCGGCGCAGATGGCTGATTCGTTTCGCGGCAACTCTGCTTCATCGGTTCCACCACCTGTTCCCGCGAAGACGACCAAGATCCCGAACATTAGGCTCTCGTTCATCACGGCGCAAGACCAGGCCAAGTTCGAGCAGCTGTTCAAGACAGCCGTGGGAACCTCACACGCTTTGTCGGGAGACCAAGCGCGGGATCTGTTGATGCGATCCAAGTTGTCTGGAGACGATCTGTCTCACATTTG GACGCTTTCAGACACGACCAAGTCCGGCCAGCTTCTCTTCCCCGAATTCGCGCTTGCCATGTACCTGTGCAACATCAAGCTGACCGGAAAGGATCTACCCAACTCTTTGCCCGAAAGAGTCAAGAACGAGGTTTCCAGCATGGTCGACATCATCTCGTTCGGTATCAGCGAAGAGTCCTCGAAACGCCCCACGCCGTCTAGCAATGCGCCCAAGTTCAACGAGGTCCCCACGATTCAGCAGCCGCAGCCGCAGGCTACAAACAGCCAGCTACTGACCACTTTGGTCTCACAACCGACTGGATTCGGGCAACAACCAATGGGCATGCAGCCGCAACCTACAGGCTTTGGGCAACAACCGACAGGAATGCAGCCCCAGCCTACTGGCTTCGGTCAGTCCCCAGGCGGCTACAATGGACCACGTCCGCCGATGCCTCCAATGCCCACTGGGTTCGGCTCAAACCTGGCGCCCAACCAGACGGGTATGGCTCCGTTGAATGCGCAGCCCACAGGTATGCCTGGCCAATGGGGCCTTGCAAACACTCCAGCCACTGGACTGCCAAACATCGAAGCTCTGGCGCAAAGGATGATGCCTCAAACTGGCCGTGAAGGTGGCACTCACACCACTGCTGGGTTGACGGGTAATGCAACTATCCCCTGGGCTATTACAAAGGGCGAGAAGAAACTGTATGATGATACTTTTAGGGCTTGGGACGGTATGGGAAAAGGCTACATTAGCGGTGCGCAAGCTCTTGAGATCTTCGGCCAAAGTGGACTACCCAAGCCAGACCTCGAGCGCGTTTGGACTCTTGCCGATTCTGCTGACCGAGGCCGTCTCGACCTGGACCAGTTTGCGGTAGCCATGCATTTGATCTATCGCAAGCTCAACGGCTACCCCATCCCTGCTCGTCTACCCCCTGAGTTGGTGCCACCCTCAACACGCAACATCAATGACTCTATCGGTGCAATGAAGAACCTCCTTCGCGGAGACGCCGAAGACAGGAAGAACTCGGGTGCTTTCCTTCAGCCACAACGTACTGGCGTTAGCTACCTGAAGTCACACTCCTTCCGTGCCGCAAGTCCACAAGCTGGTGGACGCAAAGATGCAACTGTTTTCCGTAATAATGATGACAATGTAGGATACAAGTCTAGTGCAAGACATCGACTTGGTGGCGGTGGTCGCTCGCCTTCACCAGCACAGCCTGGTTCTCCTGCTTCAGATCGATCAGACGAGATGTCTCTCGATCAGCTCCGAAAGTCTGTGAAGGAGAAGCAGATTCTTTTGGATGCCATGGATTCCCGAGATGAGAATGCGGCAGATGAGGATGATGCACTCGACCGCCGTGACCGTCGCGAAGCTGAGGATCTCTACCGCCGTATTCGCAGGATACAGGAAGACATCGACGCTCATCCCAAGGGCGCAATGAGGTCTTCTGATTCAGACGCAGAACGTCGTGCCCTCAAGCGCCAGCTTCAGAATCTCACCGACCGCTTGCCTGAACTTGCCTCCAATGTGCGCAGAACAGAGCGTGAAATTGCAGATGCCCAGCTAGAGCTTTTCAGACTCAGAGATGCCAAAGCGCATCCTGGATCCGCATCGACCATTGTCGGTACTGGTCCTGGCGGTGCTGTAACAGAATCAGATCGTCTGAAAGCTCGTGCTAAGGCTATGATGCAAGCTCGATCTGCCGCATTGACTGGAAGACCTGCTCCTGCCAGCGATGACACTGGTGCTGCAACAGAACGCCTAGAAAAGGAGAATTCACGTATCCGAGCTGAGAGAGAAAACAACGAGCGCATGATCCGTGACGTTGAGGATAGTGTTAACGAGTACACCAAAGGCCTCGAATCGAGTCTCAAGGAAGGCGGTCATGATAACACAAGTGAGCACGAGCGACGCAGGTGGGAGGAGGCTCTTGGTGTGGAGGACGAAGTTAAGGATTTCATCTTTGATCTCCAGCGCAGCAGCCGAGCTTCACGCATCCGCAAAGAAGA TCACTCGCGCGACAACTATAGATCATCATCTGTTCGCTCAGAAGACAACCGGCCTTCCACAGCAAATCGGTATGATAGCCCCGCTGCTCGCGTGGAGCCTCCTGTTCGTGCAGCAAGTGCCGCTCCCAGCGGCTCTGCATACAAGACTCCAGAAGAACGTGCGGCTTTCATCAAGCAGCAGGCTGAGCAACGCATGGCTGAGCGTCTGGCTGCGTTGGGCATCAAGGCTCCAGTAAAAGCTGGTGAAACAGCGCAACAACGCGCTGATCGTGAGAGGAAGGAACGCGAGGAGAAGTTACGGCAGGCCGACGAAGAGGATGCACGCCGCGAGGAGGAGCGCCAAAGACGTCTTGAAGACGAGTCCCCTGCGCCACCTGCTCCAATCAAGAGCAGTGGCAAGAAGCCAGCACCGCCCCCACCAGTTTCACGCAAAAACAAGAATGACCAAGCGGAAGCAGAATCGAAGAAGGCTGAGAACGATATGGCCGAGAGAGCTCTCCGTGAGCAACAAGAGGCCCAAGAAGCAGAGACGAGGCGCATGGA GGAAGAAGAGCGCAGACAAGAAGGTGAACTGGCCCAAGAAAGGGAAGCCGCTCAGGCTAGACTTCGTGCTCTTGAACAGCAAGTTCAGCAAGGCAAGATGAAGAAGGCCGAGGAAAAGAAGCGTCGGGAAGCTGCTTCCAAGGACGCCAAGGAGAAAGAGTCTCGATTGGCCGCACAGCGTGCTGAGATCGAAGCCGCTCGTGAGCGTGAACGCCAGCTACAAATGCAGCTTGAGGCGCTCGATGATGATGAATCCTCCGATGATGACGGCCCGCAGAACATTACGCCTCAAGACAATACACCGATCGCTAGTCAAGAGTTGCCGCGCGATACAGCGCCACCACCAGCACTGCCAATGCCGCAAACGAATCACAACACGCCACCATCCTCCATCGCTAGCCCGCCGGCATCCTCGGTGACTAGTCCCCACCCTGGGCTCGGTGACACTGAGACCAAGAATCCGTTCCTGAAGAAAATGGCCATGTCGAACCAGGAGAACAACACAGTTTCGACCCCGCCGCCTCCTCCTAGCAATACCAGTGAAGTATCTACGAACCCATTCCACCGCCTGACGCAGGAAAATGCCAATAAGGCTTCCATTCCCACGTTCAACGAACCATCTGGTCCCTCGGCACGCAGATTAGGAAGACAGGACGATGATGACTGGTCTGTCGTTGATTCGGACGACTCGTCATCTGACGACGACGAAGCGCCTACTCAAGGTGGAGCTAAGCAGCTAGCATCCATGCTCTTCGGAACCATGGCGCCGCCACGCCCCTTGTCATCAATGGACAACAAGAGCCCCCGTGCTGAAAGTCCAGCTGTAGCATCGCCTCCCACAGGCATTCCTCCTCCACCGCCAATACCCTCAGGCTCTGcccctccacctccacctgGTCCACCACCTCCCCCAGGCGGCAGTGCTccgccaccaccgcccatGCTCGGCATGAAGGCTCCGGGTGGACTACCCAACCGAGGAGCATTGCTTGGTGAGATCACTGCCGGAAAGGGTTTGAGGAAGGTCGAGACCAAAGATAGGAGTACGGCTTCTACTGCAGGTAGGGTTTTGGGTTAG
- a CDS encoding P4Hc domain containing protein yields the protein MEVCGSPKENVHQYHYIWKQQPKEPKLTSAIFSEPHFTPSTVWTSGRESLNPSIRQSEKAPLPRSQTVKCIEERARTFQGWRPYTFIEKLWAQRYNQGGHYTYHYDWSTATKSSGRVSSFMVYVAGECRGGGTHFPRLEKPVGNEWCRFIECDVEGVYGNRTSTASTTANSSNASGKEDLTKGVIFKPIPGNAVYWENMRNDGSGYAESWHAGLPVLEGSKVGLNIWSWFAEGYVPPVKQGSVGEDDMDGK from the coding sequence ATGGAAGTTTGCGGCTCCCCAAAAGAGAACGTCCATCAATATCACTACATTTGGAAGCAACAACCAAAAGAGCCAAAGCTAACATCAGCTATTTTTAGTGAACCCCACTTCACCCCCAGTACAGTCTGGACCTCTGGCCGCGAATCGCTCAACCCCTCAATCCGGCAATCGGAAAAAGCGCCCCTCCCACGCTCGCAAACCGTAAAATGCATCGAAGAGCGCGCTCGCACCTTCCAGGGCTGGCGCCCGTACACCTTCATTGAGAAACTCTGGGCCCAGCGCTACAACCAGGGCGGCCACTACACATACCACTATGACTGGAGCACCGCAACCAAATCTAGCGGCCGCGTGAGTAGCTTCATGGTTTATGTCGCTGGCGAGTGCAGAGGTGGTGGCACTCATTTCCCGCGGTTGGAGAAGCCTGTGGGGAATGAGTGGTGTAGGTTTATTGAGTGCGATGTTGAGGGTGTGTATGGGAATCGTACTAGTACTGCATCAACGACGGCGAACAGCAGTAATGCAAGTGGCAAGGAGGATCTCACCAAGGGCGTTATCTTCAAGCCTATTCCGGGAAATGCTGTGTATTGGGAGAATATGCGGAATGACGGGTCTGGGTATGCGGAGAGTTGGCATGCAGGGTTGCCGGTGCTGGAGGGAAGTAAGGTTGGACTCAATATTTGGAGTTGGTTCGCTGAGGGGTATGTTCCGCCTGTGAAGCAGGGGAGTGTGGGCGAGGATGATATGGACGGGAAGTAA
- a CDS encoding Cyclin multi-domain protein has product MFGGGSTHQPPQDSPAVHHTPVRPSSTSSANARVVVPPSDVAMADSGAPQSSSTPGQPSQQHSSPHNTTTGTPASQHPVPTPPSPRFRPHSQPDNANPASGTLTNSRTVSACVPAPLQPSPAQSLRSPAASPTRIKVKSLSHIQSFAIDDSSPFSQTRSLARRQRRDPADVGPQYEISEMPVSDIIEMVAGLLTKITTTNDRQHDHLHRQIPPPEGTSGLSQQTTSVLAFHGKNVPSISILSYLSRIHKYCPTTYEVFLSLLVYFDRMTERVNAGPMSGLRKANQQSVEQSKSTVSANSTSEASRPASTSAQAATPPPSGSLGKPSEAPSQGPQPPSPPQQDLETDALNLSHFFVVDSFNIHRLVIAGVTCASKFFSDVFYTNSRYAKVGGLPLVELNHLELQFLLLNDFRLAVPLEEMEAYGTMLVEFYAREVAEQHERENAGKY; this is encoded by the exons ATGTTTGGCGGCGGCAGCACCCATCAGCCGCCACAGGATTCGCCTGCCGTGCATCACACTCCCGTGCGGCCATCGTCTACATCGAGCGCCAATGCGCGTGTCGTAGTTCCGCCTTCTGATGTTGCCATGGCCGATTCGGGAGCCCCGCAGTCGAGCTCAACACCAGGCCAGCCATCACAGCAACACAGCAGCCCCCACAACACCACCACGGGCACTCCCGCTTCCCAGCACCCAGTTCCAACCCCTCCCAGCCCTCGCTTCCGCCCGCATTCACAGCCTGATAACGCGAACCCCGCCTCGGGCACCCTGACAAACTCTCGAACTGTCTCGGCCTGTGTTCCAGCTCCGCTCCAGCCCTCACCAGCACAGTCTTTGCGTTCTCCTGCAGCCTCGCCCACTCGTATCAAGGTCAAGAGCCTGTCGCATATCCAGAGCTTTGCAATCGACGACTCCAGTCCATTCTCTCAGACCCGATCGCTGGCCCGGCGCCAGCGAAGAGACCCGGCAGATGTCGGTCCTCAATACGAGATTAGCGAAATGCCCGTGTCGGACATCATTGAGATGGTGGCTGGCTTGCTGACCAAGATCACGACGACCAACGATCGCCAACACGACCACCTACACCGCCAGATCCCACCACCAGAGGGCACATCAGGCCTGAGCCAGCAGACCACCAGCGTGCTGGCCTTCCACGGCAAGAACGTCCCCAGCATCTCCATTCTCAGCTATCTCAGCAGGATCCACAAGTATTGCCCTACCACGTACGAAGTCTTCCTAAGTCTTCTCGTCTACTTCGACAGAATGACAGAGAGGGTAAATGCAGGCCCAATGTCTGGTCTTCGCAAGGCTAACCAACAGTCTGTCGAACAATCGAAAAGCACAGTGTCAGCAAATTCTACTTCAGAAGCATCGCGGCCAGCGTCCACTTCGGCTCAAGCAGCCACACCTCCCCCATCAGGATCTCTGGGCAAGCCCTCTGAAGCACCAAGCCAAGGTCCCCAACCGCCTTCTCCACCTCAACAGGATCTGGAGACAGACGCACTTAATCTTTCTCACTTCTTCGTTGTCGATAGCTTCAATATTCATCGTCTCGTCATAGCTGGTGTCACATGTGCGAGCAAATTCTTCTCCGATGTGTTTTACACAAACTCGAGATATGCAAAG GTCGGCGGTTTACCGTTGGTGGAACTCAATCATTTGGAATTACAATTTCTCTTGTTAAATGACTTCCGCCTTGCAGTACCGCTAGAAGAGATGGAGGCCTATGGGACCATGCTGGTCGAATTTTACGCACGCGAGGTGGCAGAGCAACACGAACGAGAGAATGCTGGGAAATACTAA